One Tenrec ecaudatus isolate mTenEca1 chromosome 12, mTenEca1.hap1, whole genome shotgun sequence DNA segment encodes these proteins:
- the IL9R gene encoding interleukin-9 receptor, translated as MTQVWSLREGPRNVTCLNNNILRIDCYWSGPALGHDADPWLLLTSHQAPGGRHRCAFQAGLCSVELPPEEVLVPTDSFSITLHLCVAGQEHTSMVEPQYLPRRHIKLDPPSGLQSNASPEYCLLTWRVNPALEPLAAFLAYELAFKRQEEPWQRARHKDQIVGVSRLVLEAAELAPGSPYEARLRVRMVQEEDVAEDERYEGTWSEWSLPVHFPAPQRPEPRTPPWGQPDRLLVAVPFFLLLIGLSYLSFKLLSRVKQACHQHVPSPALFFQPLYTEHHGNFQTWTGTHRAGLQFGQVDISGQPAAPELGCQEAVALLTCSPAWPWLCLEEKSPPALGSEDMRPTGVLEWGDQPPAYLPQEEWAPVAPTRPGLPDPDCSHNDYCALGCHEEGHPSTPLGHTQSLVTTPALTCDLFWHQGDLGPQHGASCMDADHLPSQGPIEGPLSV; from the exons ATGACCCAGGTCTGGAGCCTCCGGGAAG GCCCCAGGAATGTCACCTGCCTTAACAATAACATCCTCCGAATTGACTGCTACTGGTCAGGCCCAGCGCTGGGTCACGACGCAGACCCCTGGCTCCTTCTCACCAG CCACCAAGCTCCAGGTGGGAGACACAGGTGTGCCTTCCAGGCCGGCCTTTGCTCCGTGGAGCTGCCCCCCGAGGAGGTGCTGGTGCCCACCGACAGCTTCTCCATCACGCTGCACCTCTGCGTTGCTGGGCAggagcacaccagcatggtggagCCACAGTACCTGCCCCGGAGACACA TCAAGCTGGACCCACCCTCTGGGCTGCAGAGCAACGCCAGCCCTGAGTACTGCCTGCTAACCTGGAGGGTCAACCCTGCCCTCGAGCCCCTGGCGGCATTCCTGGCCTACGAGCTGGCCTTCAAGAGgcaggaggagccctggcag AGGGCCCGCCACAAGGACCAAATTGTTGGGGTATCCCGGCTAGTGCTGGAAGCCGCAGAGCTGGCCCCCGGCTCCCCCTACGAGGCCAGGCTGCGGGTGCGGATGGTCCAGGAGGAGGACGTGGCAGAGGACGAGCGTTATGAGGGCACCTGGAGCGAGTGGAGCCTGCCTGTGCACTTCCCTGCTCCCCAGAGACCAG AGCCCCGGACACCCCCCTGGGGCCAGCCTGACCGCTTGCTTGTGGCTGTGCCCTTCTTTCTGCTGCTGATTGGCCTGTCTTACCTCTCATTCAAGCTGCTGTCCAG GGTGAAGCAGGCCTGCCACCAGCACGTGCCCTCTCCAGCTCTGTTCTTCCAGCCCCTCTACACTGAGCACCATGGGAACTTCCAG ACCTGGACAGGGACTCACAGGGCAGGACTGCAGTTTGGCCAAGTGGATATCAGTGGCCAGCCTGCTGCtccagagctgggctgccaagagGCTGTGGCCCTGCTCACCTGCAGCCCAGCGTGGCCCTGGCTCTGCTTGGAGGAGAAGAGTCCACCTGCTCTGGGCTCAGAGGACATGCGGCCCACAGGGGTCTTGGAGTGGGGGGACCAgccacctgcctacctgccacAGGAGGAATGGGCCCCAGTGGCCCCCACCAGGCCAGGCCTCCCAGACCCAGACTGCAGTCACAATGACTACTGTGCCCTGGGGTGCCATGAGGAGGGCCACCCCTCAACACCCCTAGGACACACCCAGAGCCTAGTGACCACTCCTGCGTTGACTTGTGACCTTTTCTGGCACCAAGGGGACTTGGGGCCTCAGCATGGGGCCTCCTGTATGGACGCTGATCATCTTCCAAGCCAGGGCCCCATTGAAGGGCCCCTTTCTGTCTGA
- the POLR3K gene encoding DNA-directed RNA polymerase III subunit RPC10 yields MLLFCPGCGNGLIVEEGQRCHRFACNTCPYVHNITRKVTTRKYPKLKEVDDVLGGAAAWENVDSTAEPCPKCEHPRAYFMQLQTRSADEPMTTFYKCCNAQCGHRWRD; encoded by the exons ATGCTGCTCTTCTGCCCGGGCTGTGGCAACGGACTGATCGTGGAGGAGGGCCAGCGCTGTCACCGCTTCGCCTGCAACACCTGTCCATACGTGCACAACATCACCCGAAAG GTGACAACCCGGAAGTACCCCAAGCTGAAAGAGGTGGATGACGTTCTTGGAGGAGCAGCTGCCTGGGAGAATGTAGACTCCACTGCAG AACCGTGCCCCAAATGCGAGCACCCCCGAGCCTACTTCATGCAGCTGCAGACCCGCTCCGCCGATGAGCCGATGACCACCTTCTACAAGTGCTGCAATGCCCAGTGTGGGCACCGCTGGCGGGACTAG